In Paraburkholderia phenazinium, one DNA window encodes the following:
- a CDS encoding M3 family metallopeptidase, whose product MSLSQEANPLLEEWQTPYGLPPFDRILPEHFSPAFDAAMLQHKREIEAVATLADAPTFNNCVAAFDACGEWLNRIEMVFYNLASSETSPALQAIERELSPRLAAHSSAVYQNEALFARLHALYEKRNSLGLTTEQLRLLERFHLDFELAGATLAAQDKARFAAIVEELAALSTQFSQNVLADESSFALTLATPDERAGLPPFVLDAALQAASERGLPEGTHVITLSPSLAEPFLTFSERRDLREQVWRARGARGAQAGEHDNRPLAARIVALRQEQAALLGYATYAEYKLADRMAPSVAAVDELLQRAWKPAISKAKHDRERLNALAVELGQPTPIAAWDWRYLSEKVRQKNFAIDDAQVKPYFSLDAMLTAMFDCASRLFGVRFKERHGIPLYHPDARLWEVMDSEGKMIGVFIGDNFARQTKRSGAWMSLLRSQSGRNGGTLPIVLNNNNFAKGSPALLSFDDIRTLFHEFGHGLHGLMSNVQYERLAGTNVLRDFVELPSQLFENWAREREVLLRHARHVETGEPIPAELLERLQAASRFNQAFTTVQYVGPALLDMALHARTDNTPVDIAQFQAEQAARLGVPEDIGMRHYLPHFQHLFSGDSYAAGYYVYMWAEVLEADGYAAFEEAGDPFDRATAERLLKWIYSVGNSIDPATAFRSFRGRDPSVEPMLEKRGLLETSALG is encoded by the coding sequence ATGTCCCTCTCGCAAGAAGCCAATCCTCTACTCGAAGAATGGCAAACACCTTACGGTTTACCGCCGTTCGATCGCATTCTCCCCGAGCATTTCTCCCCCGCCTTCGATGCCGCGATGCTGCAGCATAAGCGCGAGATCGAAGCCGTTGCCACACTCGCTGACGCACCCACTTTCAATAATTGCGTAGCCGCGTTCGATGCGTGCGGCGAATGGCTGAACCGCATCGAAATGGTGTTCTACAACCTCGCGTCAAGCGAGACTTCGCCCGCGTTGCAGGCGATCGAGCGCGAGTTGTCGCCGCGTCTGGCGGCGCATTCGAGCGCGGTCTACCAGAACGAAGCGTTGTTCGCGCGACTCCATGCGCTCTATGAAAAGCGCAACAGTCTCGGCTTGACGACCGAGCAACTGCGTTTGCTCGAACGTTTTCATCTGGACTTCGAGCTCGCCGGCGCCACGCTCGCCGCGCAGGACAAAGCGCGTTTCGCGGCGATCGTCGAGGAACTGGCTGCGCTGTCCACGCAGTTCTCGCAGAACGTGCTTGCCGACGAGTCGTCTTTCGCCTTGACGCTTGCCACGCCCGACGAGCGTGCCGGCCTGCCGCCGTTCGTTCTGGACGCGGCCTTGCAGGCGGCGAGCGAACGCGGTCTGCCGGAAGGCACGCATGTGATTACGCTGTCGCCGTCGCTCGCGGAGCCGTTTCTGACGTTCTCCGAGCGGCGCGATCTGCGCGAGCAGGTCTGGCGCGCGCGCGGCGCACGTGGTGCCCAGGCCGGCGAGCACGACAACCGCCCGCTGGCGGCGCGGATCGTGGCGCTGCGCCAGGAGCAAGCGGCACTGCTGGGCTATGCGACCTATGCCGAGTACAAGCTGGCCGATCGCATGGCGCCTTCCGTGGCGGCTGTGGACGAACTGCTGCAGCGTGCCTGGAAGCCTGCCATCAGCAAGGCGAAGCACGACCGCGAGCGCCTGAATGCGCTAGCGGTGGAGCTCGGCCAGCCGACGCCGATTGCCGCATGGGACTGGCGCTATCTGTCGGAGAAGGTGCGGCAGAAAAACTTTGCCATCGACGATGCGCAGGTCAAGCCGTACTTCTCGCTCGACGCGATGTTGACCGCGATGTTCGATTGCGCCTCGCGGCTCTTCGGCGTGCGTTTCAAGGAACGTCACGGCATTCCGCTCTATCACCCCGACGCGCGTCTATGGGAAGTGATGGACTCCGAAGGAAAAATGATCGGCGTGTTCATCGGCGACAACTTCGCGCGGCAGACCAAGCGCAGCGGTGCGTGGATGAGCCTCTTGCGCTCGCAGTCGGGCCGCAACGGCGGCACGTTGCCGATCGTGCTGAACAACAACAACTTCGCCAAGGGTTCGCCGGCGCTGTTGAGCTTCGACGATATCCGCACGCTGTTTCACGAGTTCGGTCATGGGCTGCACGGCCTGATGTCGAACGTGCAGTATGAGCGCCTGGCGGGTACCAACGTACTCAGGGACTTCGTGGAACTGCCGTCGCAGTTGTTCGAGAACTGGGCGCGGGAGCGTGAAGTGCTGTTGCGTCATGCGCGTCACGTCGAAACCGGCGAGCCGATTCCGGCGGAACTGCTCGAACGTTTGCAGGCGGCGAGCCGCTTCAATCAGGCCTTCACCACCGTGCAGTATGTCGGCCCGGCGCTGCTCGATATGGCCTTGCACGCGCGCACCGACAACACGCCCGTGGATATCGCGCAGTTCCAGGCAGAGCAGGCTGCGCGGCTTGGTGTGCCTGAGGATATCGGCATGCGTCACTACCTGCCGCATTTCCAGCACCTGTTCTCGGGCGACAGCTACGCGGCGGGTTACTACGTCTACATGTGGGCCGAGGTGCTGGAGGCGGATGGCTACGCCGCCTTCGAGGAGGCCGGCGATCCGTTCGACCGCGCCACCGCCGAGCGTCTGCTGAAGTGGATCTACAGCGTGGGCAACTCGATCGATCCGGCGACGGCCTTTAGAAGCTTCCGCGGGCGCGATCCGTCGGTCGAGCCGATGCTGGAAAAACGCGGCTTGCTGGAAACCTCCGCGCTGGGCTGA
- a CDS encoding GNAT family N-acetyltransferase has translation MNLKQTVRKARPTDLPMVYKGELHYIQTIEPEHEQRWKDAMHSHLRQWTSALERMFVVEQDGVPVGYCFWEAIDGAACLASIYVVNECRQRGLGRLLLDRYIDDARARGFAKLTLSVFLGNPARFLYESAGFQCVRTGAEYLDYEYPHVVPTNAAP, from the coding sequence TTGAATCTGAAGCAAACAGTTAGAAAAGCGCGGCCAACCGATCTGCCGATGGTCTACAAGGGCGAGCTCCATTACATCCAGACCATCGAACCCGAGCACGAGCAGCGCTGGAAGGATGCCATGCATTCCCACTTGCGACAGTGGACCTCCGCACTCGAGCGCATGTTCGTCGTCGAGCAGGACGGTGTGCCGGTGGGATATTGCTTCTGGGAAGCGATCGACGGCGCAGCCTGTCTCGCCTCGATCTATGTAGTGAACGAGTGTCGTCAACGCGGTCTCGGCCGTCTGCTGCTCGATCGGTATATTGACGATGCGCGTGCGCGCGGTTTTGCGAAACTGACCTTGAGTGTGTTCCTCGGCAACCCGGCGCGCTTCCTCTACGAGTCCGCGGGTTTTCAATGCGTGAGGACCGGTGCGGAATACCTCGACTACGAATATCCGCATGTCGTACCGACGAACGCAGCACCTTAA
- a CDS encoding cupin domain-containing protein produces the protein MNDTARELAAKLIRNFNEVELNAEVRAPLYETLCTRLASGTAAQKLGASIDIVAPGKCSCPYHFHYAQEEMFVILDGEGTLRVAGELLPIRGGDVIFIPPGPQYPHQIVNSSEAPLKYLSISTRDDPEVVEYPDSGKYQAIVRGARGGLFTAIQRKENSLDYWDAEP, from the coding sequence GTGAACGACACCGCCAGGGAGCTTGCGGCCAAGCTCATCAGAAACTTCAACGAGGTCGAATTGAATGCCGAAGTCCGGGCGCCGCTTTACGAAACGCTGTGCACCCGGCTGGCGTCGGGGACGGCGGCACAGAAACTCGGTGCTTCGATCGATATCGTCGCGCCGGGCAAGTGCTCATGTCCCTATCACTTTCATTATGCGCAGGAGGAGATGTTCGTGATCCTCGATGGCGAAGGCACGTTGAGAGTGGCGGGCGAGCTGCTGCCGATCCGCGGTGGCGACGTCATTTTCATTCCGCCTGGTCCGCAATATCCGCATCAGATCGTCAACTCATCCGAGGCGCCGTTGAAGTATCTGTCCATCAGCACGCGCGACGATCCGGAGGTGGTTGAGTATCCCGATTCCGGCAAGTACCAGGCTATCGTGCGCGGCGCACGCGGTGGGCTGTTCACCGCGATTCAGCGCAAGGAAAATTCGCTCGATTACTGGGACGCCGAGCCGTGA